A genomic segment from Panulirus ornatus isolate Po-2019 chromosome 20, ASM3632096v1, whole genome shotgun sequence encodes:
- the LOC139755721 gene encoding uncharacterized protein yields MECKDFDHAITTLEDLYVKIPNEIFARHLLATQQQRPGELFDEFLRELCKLSKDCNLKAVSAEQHCEELIRDAFISGIASSLILAATYTAIKKCFFCGPYHVQNCCLAHEATSNKCAKNGHFARVCKSRTPSGSMATVFSFHVLVTITNIPQGLLQAAT; encoded by the exons AGTGCAAAGACTTTGACCATGCTATAACCACTCTGGAAGACTTGTATGTGAAGATTCCCAATGAAATTTTTGCTAGACACTTACTTGCAACACAGCAACAAAGGCCAGGTGAATTATTTGATGAATTTCTCAGAGAACTGTGTAAGTTGAGTAAAGACTGTAACCTTAAAGCTGTCAGTGCAGAACAGCATTGTGAAGAGTTAATTCGTGATGCATTCATCAGTGGCATTGCCTCTTCTTTAATAT TGGCTGCTACTTATACTGCAATAAAGAAATGCTTCTTCTGTGGCCCTTACCATGTTCAAAATTGCTGTCTGGCACATGAAGCCACTAGCAATAAATGTGCTAAGAATGGGCATTTTGCTCGAGTGTGCAAGTCCAGAACGCCATCGGGCTCAATGGCAACAGTGTTCAGCTTTCATGTCTTGGTCACAATTACCAATATTCCTCAGGGTCTTTTACAGGCTGCAACTTGA